In a genomic window of Callithrix jacchus isolate 240 chromosome 22, calJac240_pri, whole genome shotgun sequence:
- the CD70 gene encoding CD70 antigen, with protein MPEDGSGCAGRRWPHACVLRAALALLFAAVVIICITVCVWHPTQVPPESPGWDVAELQLNHTGPRQDPRLYWQGNPALGRSFLHGPELDKGQLRIHRDGIYMVHIQVTLANCFFRPSPPATLMVGICSPAARSLSLLRLGFYQGCSVASQRLTPLARGDTLCTNLTGTFMPSRNTDETFFGVQWVHP; from the exons ATGCCCGAGGATGGTTCCGGCTGCGCGGGGCGGCGCTGGCCCCACGCGTGCGTCCTGCGCGCGGCTCTGGCCCTGCTGTTCGCAGCGGTCGTGATAATCTGCATCACCGTCTGTGTCTGGCACCCCACGCAGGTGCCGCCCGAGTCCCCAGGG TGGGACGTGGCTGAGCTGCAGCTGAATCACACAG GACCTCGGCAGGACCCCAGGCTATACTGGCAGGGGAACCCAGCACTTGGCCGCTCCTTCCTGCATGGACCAGAGCTGGACAAGGGGCAGCTACGTATCCATCGTGATGGCATCTACATGGTACACATCCAGGTTACGCTGGCCAACTGCTTCTTCAGGCCCAGCCCCCCCGCCACCCTGATGGTGGGAATCTGCTCTCCAGCAGCCCGGAGCCTCAGCCTGCTGCGCCTCGGCTTCTACCAAGGTTGTTCCGTTGCCTCCCAGCGCCTGACGCCCCTGGCCCGAGGGGACACGCTCTGCACCAACCTCACAGGGACATTTATGCCTTCACGAAACACTGATGAGACCTtctttggagtgcagtgggtgcacCCCTGA